The genome window TGCACGGTGCCGCCGGGCACCCCGTCCGCCGTCCACGGCAGAAGCATGCGCCGGCCCGGAACCCGGTCGTACGTCCAGATGTCCTCCGCCACCATGCCTGCCGCGTCGATCCGGACGGGGCCACCGACGGCGGCCGCTGCCGCGTCACGGGCGATGGTGCCGAAGAGACCCGAGGTCCGAGGGTCGTCCATGGCCCAGTCCCGGGGTACGAAGAGGAAGTCCAGATCACCCGGGTCGCGGGCGGCCTTGCCGAACCATGTGGCCATCAACACGCTGCCACGCAGCACCAGATGGTCGCTCCACGGACCGACCGCGATCGACGCGAGCACCGTGTCGAGTACGGTACGCCGCGCCCGATGCCAAGTGCGCCCCACCTCTTCCCCGCCATCGCCGAAGTCCGGTTCTCCTGCCCGGTAGGCATTGGCGAACTGCTTGAGAGCGGGTTCGAAGACCAGGGGGTGATTCATCCCGTCCGGTGCGGGCAGCAATGTGCCCGGAATCTCCGAGCTGTGCCGTGTCTCCTCGTTGAGGGGCGTATGGGGAACCTGCGGGGAGCCCTCCCACAACCTGGTCCAGGAAGCGGATTCGTCGGCGGAGGACATCATGGTGAGGCTCCTGCGGGAGAGTGCGCTGCCGTGCGCGAGACCCGTGGCGGAAGCTGAAGCATCGGGCACGCGCGATCATCTGACGCGAGCATAGGTGTCCGCCCTGAGCGGAGGGAGGCGGGGTCGGTGGGGGCGCTGTGGTGCGAAGGATGCACCCCTTGACCGGGACCGGAAACGTTCATTGGCATGGACCTGATAGGCAAGCTGCGTTACAGTCCGTTGCGGCACACTCTGAGAGCGCTCTCAGGTGAGAGCTCCCGGACGCCTGCTGTTCCTCCCCCACGATGCCGGAACAACAGAAGGGCCATTGCCTTGAGATGTGTGAACGCGCTGCGTACGAGCCTGGCTGCCGCGCTGGTTGTCGGAGCCTGGGCGACCGTGGGTCTTGCCTCTGGTCCGGCGTCCGCCGCCGCGGCGGACTCGCCTTCCGTGACACCCCGTTCCGCGACCGATGAAGCACCGGCGTCCGCAGGGCTGCTCTCCGCCATGCAAAGGGACCTCGGCCTGACGGAAAGTCAGGCCAGGGCCAGGCTGGCCGCGGAGAAAACGGCAACCGCCGTACAGGGCAAGGCGCGACGGGCCGCCGGATCGTCCTATGCCGGCTCCTGGTTCGATCCGGCCACGGGCAGGCTCACCGTGGCCGTCACCGACGTCCGGAATTCGGGCGTCGTCCGAGCGGCCGGCGCGTCCGTCGAACTGGTACGTCACAACGCACGGCAGCTCGACGCGACCAAGACGCGGATCGACAGGCTGACCGCGCCGGACGGTGTCAGCGGCTGGCACGTCGACCCCAAGGCCAACCGCGTTGTCGTCGACGTCGTCGCTTCGGCAGCGGGTGACAACGATGTCCGCGAGTTCCTCGAACGGGCCCGCGAGACCGGCCCCGTGCTGGTGAATCAGACACCCGAGGCACCCAGGACCTTCGCTGCCGGAACCGTGGGCGGCGATCCTTACTACACGGGCAATGTCCGATGCTCCATCGGCTTCTCCGTGTACGGCGGTTTCGTCACGGCAGGACATTGCGGACAGGCAGGTGCCGCGGTCAGCGGATGGGATCGTTCGGCCATCGGCAACTTCCAGGGGTCGTCCTTCCCCGGTGACGACTACGCCTGGGTCAGCGTCGGCAACGGTTGGTGGACCGTCCCCGTGGTCCTCGGCTGGGGCACCGTTTCGGACCAACTGGTGCGGGGCTCCGCGGAGGCGCCCATCGGCGCTTCGATCTGCCGTTCCGGCTCCACCAGCCATTGGCACTGCGGCAATGTGCTGGCCACGAGCGAGACAGTGAACTACAGCCAGGGTGCGGTCTATCAGATGACCAAGACGAGTGTCTGTGCCGAGCCGGGCGATTCGGGAGGTTCGTTCATCAGTGGCGACCAGGCCCAGGGAGTCACCTCGGGTGGCTGGGGCGACTGCACCGGCGGCGGGGAGACCTGGCACCAGCCGATCAATGAGATTCTGAACCGGTACGGGCTGACCCTGCACACGGCCTGACGGTATCCGGGAGCCGGCCGGACCCGGTCCGCCCTGCGCCCACTGCGAGGGGTCTGTCGCGACACGAGCTCCATTGCCCGGTCGTGGCAGGCCCTTCCCGTGGCGCGCGTGCGCTCAGGAGGCTGCGGCCTCCGTCAATTCGACGCCCGGGTGCTCCGTGCCGCGTGTGCAACCGTGACGGGAACCGTAAAACACACTCACCAAGTACAGGCGGCCTGTAGGTTGTTGATGCTGTCGGCGAGTTCGGCGGGTCGAGTCGGCCAGCCTGTCGTGTGCCAGTGAGCGACGCGCCAGGCCAGTCGCCGGGGCCACACCGGGGTGGTGGGCAGCTGGTCGACCGGAATCCACGTGGGCGTTCCGCCGTGGTTGTCGAGTTCCGCGCGCGCACCGATCTCGCCTTCGGCATGCAGAAGGAAGTAGTGCTCACGGCGATGGTCCTTCCAGACACGGGCCACTTCCCTGACCACTTCGCCGCGCAGGCCGGACTCCTCCCGCAGTTCGCGGATCACCGCAGCGTGCGGAGTCTCGCCGTCCTCGACTCCGCCGCCCGGAATCTCGTAGAACGGCTGCCCGTCGTCCTCGAAGCCGATGAGCAGCATCCGCCCTTCACGAATCACCACCGCGCCGGCCCGGACCCGCACCGGATCGGCAGCCGCCGGATCATCCCAGGAGGCCATTCCCCGCGCCGGACTTCCCGTCACCCAGTTCCGCAGCACGGTCTCCGCAGTGCCGACGGGCCGGATCCGCGCGTGCAATGCCTCGGCCAGGGGCAGCGAGCACCGCGAACTGTCCGGCACCTGGCCATGGCGAGGGAAGCAGTAAGCCCCGTCCTCGCCAGGCTCTTTGGCCACGACGAGGCCGGCTTCGTCGAACTGGACGTTCAGCAGCAAGGGGTCGTCGGTCATCCGTGAAGACTATCCGCCGCCCTGAGCGCACTGAGCAAATGACGGAGGCAGCTGAGGCTGCGAAGTCGTCAACGATCACATGATGCCGCGCAATGGTTCGGGCCTGATAGGCGAACGGCCGACGATGCCCACGAAATCGACGCTGACCGCATTCAGGACTCCGCGCGGGCACGCCACTCGTCGAACTGCTCGGGTGTGCGGACGTGGTCGTCCAGGACCGACCGGTAGATGTCGACGCTCTTCACGGACTTGCCGTACTCGGCACGGTCTGCCCAGGCCCGCTTGACTTCGAGAATCGCCGCGCGGGTCTCGGAAGTGAGACGCGGAGGCATCGCCTTGAGGTGGGCGAGGTCGGGCTGTCGGTCGGGTTCGTCGACGAACCAGATGTCCAGGGTCCAGTCCTGACCTTGCAATGAGCGACAGTCCACACCGAGATAGAGCCCGTCGGGGTAGTCCGGGTCGGTGTTCCACTCACCGGTGTCGTCGCGGAACCGGACCTGCCGCACCCGCTGGTGCTGTGCCAGTTGTGCGCCGATGCCGGCAACGGCCTCCAGGGTCCGCGGGTCGAGCTGCGGGCAGATCACCGTTACGTCCAGGTCGCGACGGACCATCAGACCAAGGGCGTAACTTCCCACCCGCACCGGCCGGCCGATCTCGGGCAGCAATTCGTCCAGCCGTAGATCGGCGCTGACCGCGTCCGCCGCGGATCGCAGTGTGTCCTGTTGTCCCAAGAGTTCCTCTGTCACCGTCACACAACCATTCTTCCAGAGGGCAAGAACCGCGTATTCCGGCGAGATTCCCTTGCGCCCACGGGCATGCGGAGGCCGCTTGCTCTCCAGCCTTCAAGCCCGGTCCCGTGCGGTCCCGTTCGGCGAGCGCTGCCGGTGGCAGAGAATGTGTGAATGACCCGACCCAGAATCCGTGTCGCCGCATACGTGATCCGGAATCGTGCCGTACCCGAATTGCTGGTGTTCGACCACATCGGAATGCCGGCAGCCGGTACCCAGGTGCCCGCCGGCGGAGTGGAACCGGACGAAGAAACGGAACACGCCGTCCTGCGAGAAGTCGCGGAGGAGACCGGGCTTTCGTCAGCCACCGTGGTCCGGAGGATCGCCGTGGAGGACAAGCCGCACCCCGATACGGGACAGCCGCGCAGGACCACCTTCTTCTTCCTCCGAGATGACGCCGGCCTCACTTTCGCCTGCCGCTTCCTCCCACTTCCCCTGAGGCGACCGTTGGCGGATGAACAAGATGCCTGGCTGGGCCACATCGATCCGCTCTGGACCACCATGCCCGGCTACCGCGACTGACCCGGCGGCGGACGCGGCCCCGTTGCCGTCCACGTCCACGTCCACATCCGCGACCACGTACTGATCCCAACGGATGGAGAGTCGTGGTCCGGTGTCGCGACTGGTTTCGGTGCGGGGCGATGTGACGGGGCATCGGGAAGACCGCGCCGAGCCGCTGCGTCACTCTCGCCTGTATTCTCACTCGCTCAGGAGGCAGCAGGACGGGCACCCACCCCGCGATGCTGCCGGTCCGGCGCACCGGTTCACGAGCTGGAGCACATGAGGAGCTGCGATGAGCGCGGAATCCATACGTCGCCAGGCGAATGCCGAGAGCATGATGAGCATCCCCGGCGGGGAGATCGTGCTGCGGGACGAGGGGACGAGGACGGACTGGAAGGTGGAGGTCGCCGCCTTCCGACTGGCGCCGTACCCCGTGACCCGCGAGCTGTACCACGCGGTTCGAGGCGAGTTGCCCGCGAGTTCGGCCGGTCCACGTACACCGGTGACCGAGATCTCCTGGAACGAGGCTGTCCGGTTCTGCAACCTGCTCTCGCAGGCGACGGGACTCCGGCCCTGCTACTCGACGGGCGACGACCCCGACGGGCTGGACGTGGTCTGCGACTGGCAGGCCGACGGCTATCGGCTCCCGTCCGAGGCGGAGTGGGAGTACGCATGCAGAGCCGGAACCTCCGGCGAGCGCTACGGGGACCTGGACGAGATCGCCTGGCACCGCGGGAACTCCGGCGACGAAGTGCACGACGTCGCGACCAGGATGCCCAACGCGTGGGGCCTCCACGACATGATCGGCAACGTGTGGGAGTGGTGCTGGGACCTCTACGATCCCGAGGTCTACGGCCCGTATCGCGTATTCCGTGGCGGGGGCGGATTCGACCGGCCCCGAGGCTGCCGCGCATCGTGCCGCCGAAAGAGCCACCCCACGTTCCGCATCGACGACCTGGGGTTCCGGCTCGCCCGAACACTGTGAACCGGTGACGCTCCCAGCACCCGTGGTGGCCTGCTGTTCAGCCACGACGAACACCGGCGAGCAGGCCGGACAGTGTGAATTGCCGCCTTTCGCCGGGCAGCCGCGCTCCACGGACACGGCGATGCCGAGCGTGGTATCACGGCCCTGCCCGCCATTGCAGCCGGTTCGACCCAACGGCTCCGGGAACGCCCACCGTCCCCGGAGCCGCTGGGTGCTCCGGGGACGGCAGGGGGCAGCTGAAATCACGGCGTCGCATCCAGGTCGCGAGCGAGGAGCGCGGCCAGCTCCTCGACCGCGTTCTCCGCGCCCTCGCCCTCCGCGGCCAGCACCAGCGAATCGCCGTGCTGGGCCCCGAGGGCGAGCACGGAGAGCAGGCTCCGGGCGTCGACCGCGCTCTGACCGTCCCGGCCGATCGTCACCTTGACCGGATGCTGGGCAGCGGCCTTGACGAACAACGAGGCCGGGCGGGCGTGCAGACCACTGCGGGAACCGACGACGACGGTGCGCTGATGCATGGTGAACTCTCCTGTGGTGGTGGAGGGGTGGGCTTGCGAGGTCGCTGGGGAATCCGTCAGGCGGCGACGGAGATCTTGGGCTCCGCGGTCGCCTGTGCGGATGCCTCCGTGTTCCGGCGCATGCCCTTGAGCAGGACGACCAGGGCGGTGGCCACCGTCGTACCGGCGGCGACGGCCAGCAGGTAGAGGAACGGATCCCCGATGAGCGGCACCACGAAGATGCCACCGTGCGGGGCCCGCAATGTGCAGCCGAAGGCCATCGAAAGGGCACCGGTCACCGCGCCGCCGGCCATCACCGACGGGATCACCCGGAGCGGGTCGGCCGCCGCGAACGGGATCGCACCCTCACTGATGAAGGATGCGCCCAGGACCCAGGCCGCCCGGCCGTTCTCCCGTTCGGTCTTGCTGAACAGCCTGCCGCGCACGGTGGTCGCGAGTGCCATGGCCAGCGGCGGCACCATACCGGCGGCCATCACCGCGGCCATCACCTTGAGGCTGCCGGGCGTCGGGTCGGCCAGACCGCCGACCGCGAAGGCGTACGCCACCTTGTTGAGCGGCCCGCCCATGTCGAAGCACATCATCAGCCCGAGGACGATGCCGAGAATGATCGCGTTCGAGCCGGAGAGCCCGTTGAGCCCGTCGGTCAGGGCGCGTTGGAGGGACGCGATCGGCTTGCCGACGACGATGAACATCAGGAAGCCGACGACCGCCGAGGCGATCAGTGGAATCACCAGCACCGGCATGATGCCCCGCAGGGTGGGATGGACCTTCACCCGTTGGATCGCCATCACCACCGCACCGGCCAGGAGACCGGCCGCGAGGCCGCCGAGGAAGCCCGCGTCGATGGTGAGTGCGATGGCGCCGCCGACGAAGCCGGGAACGAGCGCGGGCCGGTCGGCCATGCCGTACGCGATGTACCCGGCCAGCACCGGCACCAGGAAGGCGAATGCGGCGGTGCCGATCTGGTTGAGCAGAGCCGCCCAACTGTCGGCCTCGCCCCAGACGAAGTGGTCCGCGACGGATTTCGCACCGGCTGTCTCGTAGCCGCCGATGGCGAACGACAGGGCGATGAGCAGCCCGCCCGCCGCGACGAACGGCACCATGTAACTGACGCCGGACATCAGATAGGTCCGCAGCCGGATCCCGAAGTGGACGTGGTCACCGCCGGTCGCGGCTCCACCGTCCTGCTGAGCGACGCCGGCCGCGATGGCGCTGGTCTCGCCGCGCTCCGCCTTCCGCCTCGCTTCGGCGATCAGTTCGGCAGGGCGGTTGATCCCCGCCTTGACCCCGATGTCGACGATGGGCTTGCCGTCGAACCGGGCCTTCTCGCGCACCTCGACGTCGTGCGCCCAGATGACCGCGTCGGCGGAGGCGATCAGCCCGGGATCGAGCCGCTCGAACCCGGCCGAGCCCTGCGTCTCGACATCGAGCACCACGCCCTCGGCACGGGCCGCGGCTGCCAGCGATTCGGCCGCCATGTAGGTGTGGGCGATACCGGTCGGACAAGACGTGACGGCGACGATTCGGAACGGCGCGGCGGCCGGTGCGGCGGTGCCCGCGCCGGGGTTGTCCACCGGTACGTCGTCCGGGGGCGAGGCCTCCGGAGCCGAATCGGCCGGGATGGCCTCCTCGCCGCGGATGAGGGCCGCGGCCGCGCCGGCGTCGCGCTCCGCGCGCAGCGCGCCGGTGAAGTCCGGGTCCATCAGCCGCCGCGCCAGCGCGGAGAGGATGGTGAGGTGGTCGTCGTCGGCTCCGGCCGGCGCGGCGATCAGGAAGATCAGATCGGCGGGGCCGTCCGCCGCACCGAAGTCGATGCCCGGACCGCTGCGGCCGAACGCGAGCGTGGGCGTGGTGACATGCTCGCTGCGGCAGTGCGGGATGCCGATACCGCCGTCCAGGCCGGTCGGCATCTGTGCCTCACGAGCTGCGACATCGGCGAGAAAGCCGTCGAGGTCGGTCACCCGGCCCTCGGCGACCATCCGCTCGGCGAGCGACCGGGCGGCGTCGTGCTTCGTTTCGGCGGACAGATCGAGATCTACCAGTTCCGCGGTGATCAGTTCACTCATCGCGGGGCTCCTTGCTCGTGGACCGTCCTGCGGGCGGCGGGGGACACTCGGGGCGGCGGGCTGGGTCGCGGATGCGCGGCAGTCATGAAAGTCGGCTCCGTCAGGGGTCGGTCCAGAGGGATTTCGGTGGTCGTGGTGACCGCCGACAGATCGAGATCGGCCGGTGTCGGCATGACGCTGCCCGGCAGCTGTACGGC of Streptomyces sp. NBC_01363 contains these proteins:
- a CDS encoding S1 family peptidase, producing the protein MRTSLAAALVVGAWATVGLASGPASAAAADSPSVTPRSATDEAPASAGLLSAMQRDLGLTESQARARLAAEKTATAVQGKARRAAGSSYAGSWFDPATGRLTVAVTDVRNSGVVRAAGASVELVRHNARQLDATKTRIDRLTAPDGVSGWHVDPKANRVVVDVVASAAGDNDVREFLERARETGPVLVNQTPEAPRTFAAGTVGGDPYYTGNVRCSIGFSVYGGFVTAGHCGQAGAAVSGWDRSAIGNFQGSSFPGDDYAWVSVGNGWWTVPVVLGWGTVSDQLVRGSAEAPIGASICRSGSTSHWHCGNVLATSETVNYSQGAVYQMTKTSVCAEPGDSGGSFISGDQAQGVTSGGWGDCTGGGETWHQPINEILNRYGLTLHTA
- a CDS encoding NUDIX domain-containing protein, which produces MTDDPLLLNVQFDEAGLVVAKEPGEDGAYCFPRHGQVPDSSRCSLPLAEALHARIRPVGTAETVLRNWVTGSPARGMASWDDPAAADPVRVRAGAVVIREGRMLLIGFEDDGQPFYEIPGGGVEDGETPHAAVIRELREESGLRGEVVREVARVWKDHRREHYFLLHAEGEIGARAELDNHGGTPTWIPVDQLPTTPVWPRRLAWRVAHWHTTGWPTRPAELADSINNLQAACTW
- a CDS encoding NUDIX domain-containing protein, translating into MTRPRIRVAAYVIRNRAVPELLVFDHIGMPAAGTQVPAGGVEPDEETEHAVLREVAEETGLSSATVVRRIAVEDKPHPDTGQPRRTTFFFLRDDAGLTFACRFLPLPLRRPLADEQDAWLGHIDPLWTTMPGYRD
- a CDS encoding SUMF1/EgtB/PvdO family nonheme iron enzyme, which translates into the protein MSAESIRRQANAESMMSIPGGEIVLRDEGTRTDWKVEVAAFRLAPYPVTRELYHAVRGELPASSAGPRTPVTEISWNEAVRFCNLLSQATGLRPCYSTGDDPDGLDVVCDWQADGYRLPSEAEWEYACRAGTSGERYGDLDEIAWHRGNSGDEVHDVATRMPNAWGLHDMIGNVWEWCWDLYDPEVYGPYRVFRGGGGFDRPRGCRASCRRKSHPTFRIDDLGFRLARTL
- a CDS encoding HPr family phosphocarrier protein → MHQRTVVVGSRSGLHARPASLFVKAAAQHPVKVTIGRDGQSAVDARSLLSVLALGAQHGDSLVLAAEGEGAENAVEELAALLARDLDATP
- a CDS encoding fructose-specific PTS transporter subunit EIIC, translating into MSELITAELVDLDLSAETKHDAARSLAERMVAEGRVTDLDGFLADVAAREAQMPTGLDGGIGIPHCRSEHVTTPTLAFGRSGPGIDFGAADGPADLIFLIAAPAGADDDHLTILSALARRLMDPDFTGALRAERDAGAAAALIRGEEAIPADSAPEASPPDDVPVDNPGAGTAAPAAAPFRIVAVTSCPTGIAHTYMAAESLAAAARAEGVVLDVETQGSAGFERLDPGLIASADAVIWAHDVEVREKARFDGKPIVDIGVKAGINRPAELIAEARRKAERGETSAIAAGVAQQDGGAATGGDHVHFGIRLRTYLMSGVSYMVPFVAAGGLLIALSFAIGGYETAGAKSVADHFVWGEADSWAALLNQIGTAAFAFLVPVLAGYIAYGMADRPALVPGFVGGAIALTIDAGFLGGLAAGLLAGAVVMAIQRVKVHPTLRGIMPVLVIPLIASAVVGFLMFIVVGKPIASLQRALTDGLNGLSGSNAIILGIVLGLMMCFDMGGPLNKVAYAFAVGGLADPTPGSLKVMAAVMAAGMVPPLAMALATTVRGRLFSKTERENGRAAWVLGASFISEGAIPFAAADPLRVIPSVMAGGAVTGALSMAFGCTLRAPHGGIFVVPLIGDPFLYLLAVAAGTTVATALVVLLKGMRRNTEASAQATAEPKISVAA